A segment of the Trifolium pratense cultivar HEN17-A07 linkage group LG7, ARS_RC_1.1, whole genome shotgun sequence genome:
TTGTCCATCTCACGAATATGATAATACAGCTCGCTGTTGTAGCTGTGAAAGATTAGAGGTACTAATATattttgctatatatatatatatatatatatatatatatatatatatatatatatatatatatatatatatatatatatatatatatatgtttcttctcttttctgatatatgtatttttaattatattttccttGAAGTCTCGGGGCGAACGGTACTTTAGATTAGATGATGGACGGATTTTGTGCTTCGAGTGCATGGAATCTGCAATAACAGATACCGGTGAATGTCAACCTCTTTATCATGCTATTAGAGACTATTACGAAGGAATGAATATGAGAATCGATCAACAAATCCCTATGCTTCTAGTTGGGAGAGAAGCACTTAATGAAGCCATTGTTGGAGAAAAGAATGTAATGAAACCATCGATTCTTTGTTTTTTCAGTCATAAGAATTAATCCAATTCCTCTTACTCTTTCTAATTTTCTTCTTCCAGGGTTTCCATCACTTGCCAGAAACAAGAGGCTTATGCCTTTCAGAAGAGCAGACTGTCACCAGCGTATGATTTTCAAaccttttaattttggtttatcAGATTAGAGCAATCTTTGCTTAGTTTTTTCACCTTTTAGTAGAATATTACAATTCGTTCTACGATTCTCGACTTATGATCTTTCAACTCCCTTCCGACCTTATGCAGACTCGATTTGCATGACATTGGATTACAGAATGTTGCTTCCACTTATTTCTGATTTTCTGTTGTTTCAGGTACATAGATGGTCAAAAATTGGTGGCCATCGATTAATAGGGATGCGAAGTCAACCACAAAAGTTGATTCGAAAATGTGAAGTTACAGCTATTCTTGTTCTCTATGGTCTTCCGAGGTAATTAATGTTTAATACACAATGGAAACTTCTCTTTTTGTCCCTCCAATTATAGTTGATTCCACTTCGAAAATTTTCGAGTtccaataaattttatatactaGGCCTTAAGTGGAATCAGCCTCTTGCCAAATGTAATAAGGGCAGAACCAATGACGGGCGATACTACGTTATTCGGCTTTATAAGAAGTGTTCTGATATTTTTATGCCATGCAGGTTACTCACAGGTGCTATCCTTGCCCATGAGTTGATGCACGGTTGGTTACGCCTCAAAGGttatattatatacattttGATTTTATCTTTACATTAAATTCCTTAGcattacataaataaattttcatctGATTTATCTTAGTCTAAACAGGTTACCGCAACCTTGATCCTGCAGTAGAGGAAGGTATCTGTCAGGTTCTTTCTTACATGTGGCTTGAAGCAGAAGTCATGTCAGGTTCTAGAACCATGCCATCGACATCAACGGCTTCTTCCTCGTCCTCGTCCTCGTCCTCCTCCTATTCATCAAAGAAAGGTGTGAAATCCAAAGTTGAGAATAAGCTAGGCGAATTCTTCATGAACCAGATTGCCAATGATTCTTCCCCAGCTTATGGTGGAGGCTTTAGATCAGCTAATGCAGCTGTTAATAAATACGGTTTACGTTGTACTCTCGACCATATTCGTTTGACTGGTCAATTACCACTATAATAAGAACAACTTCTCTAAGGAGTTCGGATTGTAGTCTTTGATGTTGGATTGGTTTAAATCCAACGCAGAAAATTGGATAGCTTCTCCTCCTGCTATTTCGTGCTCGTGAGGAGAAGGTCTGTTCTATAAGAATATCGAAATATAAATTCACTACTATTATACTTGCCATGTTACAAGAGAATGTTCATCTTTTCTAATGCTTTCCCTGTTGATAATTATATGTGCACATTATTTAAGGCTGAAAGAACCATAATCATGGGTGAGAGTGTCAAGCCAATGTTGATCATGTTAAGGATGCTGATGCCTCTTTCAATGTTTATATTGTTATGCTAACACCTATTTATGTAACAGCCCCCGGGCCCCATCATGGCGATCCCGAAGctgccacctcacgatcttctctaccCCTTCACTAGTAGAGTTTTTGCCTTatgtgggaatcgaaccacgtaccctgggttcaagtacgtgttcaatccattctcACTACCAATTGGGcgctcaattggtagtgggaatggattgaacacgtacttgaaccccagggtgcgtggttcgattcccacggaaggcaaaaactctactAATGAGGGGggtagagaagatcgtgaggtggcagCACCGGGATCGCCAAGATGGGGCCCGGGGGCTGTTACAATTTACAGTAAAGGGAATTATAGAAAACTAACTAGcttgtccacaaatcctagctcaactgttagaaatgccgaaattgttagtgTCGGACGTCAGaaccagggttcgaaccccggtcactccACTTTTTGTGTGATTTTTCATTGGCTTCgccatttcgtctatcaacaaagaaaaataaagactAACTAGCTGTCcacgtgagcttaactcagttggcagatagggttgggaacagtccaggccaggccaggccttgacaggcttgagcctggcctacgattttttttcaggcctgagcctggcctgtggcctatcaaatgttattttttttggcctggcctgagccttttaaaagcctggcctggccttgtagcctgtttaaaagtctgtgttacattaaagcttctctatatagtttttttaaataggctaaacaggccttcaaaagttcacatttaaatttttataatttctacaacattaagaaagagctaataatatgattaacacaataattaaaaactagtaaaataacaaatacgattacgaaaagtcgcaataattaaaagctaataatatttatataaataatatttttttataagatataaataataatattatataaataataattattataaacaggccggtctatcaggcttcgtaggcctttttagaagcctaagtctggcctatttatgtaaacaggccgttttcaaagcctaagcctgacatttttaataaccagaccaggccaggccagacttatacaggccaggccgaaggcccctgtaggccgcctggcctattcccaaccctattgGCAGAGACATCGCAATATATATGCAGAAGCCTCCACCTATTCACATTTAAAGGGAAAATTTCTAGCCATGTGTAACATTTCACATTTAAAGGGGAAATTTCTCGCCATGTGTAATATACGGTTGGATTAATTTtttatcgattttttttttgtgaacaagAAAAATCAACTTTAGTAGTAACTACGACagtttaaattaatatatgtcACCTGAAAATATTAGGGAGAGTTCAATTATAAAACTAAAGttggtttttgttgtgtttgtgtatagtttttttttttttttgaaaatgctaaacagGGCACGGGACACtggttaaggaagcaaaaatagtaaATTGACATTGAAAGTTGTGGGGTCAACTCctcaaaagttaaaataaaaatgttattttctatatttttttttgtttctttaaccaATGCTCCGGGACACCAGTTagcatgactttttttttatgcaattgttGATAAAGTTAAAGAGTAATATTGACTAAATATAATTATGGAAAAATGATTGTCTTGAAATATCTACCTTTAattgtgtttttaataattaaaattttctatacaaaaaaaataaaataaaaggatgGTTGACTAGATATGATTCCACATGACATAAAATGTCATCGGTCACTCATATATTATGggacaaaaatacaacatttaagacaactagaacatcgacccgtgcatcgcacgggtctgattagttgtaagatatataatgattaaataagatatgataattccgataatgtaaggtatatgaaaaaaattgagtaacattaaacgatagttcaacaataattttggataaatattcatacaaagaaaattatgttatattacggaagacttccttatataCCACATTCGAattcttagtcgtatcttcatcgttgtcatcgatgatcaatatttttaatcattttcaagaagtaattcttgaaattgcaacatacaactgaccatgtgaaaacactggcgacagaagatatatcccaacatgctttaaagattgtccctgactcttattaatagtcatcacaaaagaaatcattataggaaattgtctctgttgaaatttaaaaggaattctcacgtcagatggtgtcagagaaaatctaggtatgaaaacctgatcaccaatattacttcatgaaataatttttccttcaagagcatgttttcccaatctcgtaataataagtcttgttccattgcataatcctaatttttgattcaaattccttaatagcataactggaactccaactttaagtctcaacttgagatttggaagtcccgacgtagaaatcgtgttcaaaaattcgggagtatgaacatcatccattgtttgaccgtctacattttgtgtgagtggagtatcataactcaaatatgtttttcttcaccaggaattaaatccaacatataatcatttattgtgtcgactattgaatttttaggagctagtatagctctattttggaaatacgttatatcgttcatgttttgtaaaagttgaggatatgtgctttcaaagatagaagcaagaggatcacctgaatttggaatcaataaatctgatggaatgtcaagttctaaatcatcgtcgttgtcatctccaatttctccatcgccaacacccaaaactcattcagaaaacaattttctttgttcaacgtctacactcgaagcaccaccgagaagcctcgtgtttttactaaatgttaaaacttcacaaaaattccaaagaaccgaaaaattaatagtagcatgaacaacttctggccttgtacctttgggtattattggtagaatttgtctaaaatctccacaaaaaacaaaaacttttctatcgaagggaatgtgtttatttttttcatcaactgacttgagaatatcttttaaagttcgatcaacagcttcgaaacaatatttgtgcatcattggtgcttcatcccatataatgagttttgctttttgtattaatagcgtcaaagggcttttaggaactatggtacatgttgaaaactcgtcaacatttagaggaatacaaaaccttgaatgtgatgttctaccgccaggtataagcaatgcagcgatcccacttgaggcaactgttaaaactatctcaccttttgagcgtaatgcggatgacatgaccctccagataaatgtcttccctgtaccgccataaccataaataaaaaacacaccaggtttgttttcgttaactcttgtcatgattgtgtcatatactttacatTGCTCtaaagtcatagttgacatcaatctaacatgttccttagctaatgattgtctgttataattcaatttgtcGTGtgttaaactattttgtatatcaggaactaatgatgtgtgtGCTCTAGGCATtagaggataatcttttaaactcttcccacaactacgtaacatcatctcaatatctgctagtgcatattgtatcaattgatcatcggttaatattaagtctgcaatgttaaaatcaaaataatgaatgtgattagtgacatgactattgttgtgtttggttgtattgcaaaaaaaattgatttagtagaattgagtttgataataacttttcaaatcacacgtgataataactttccaaatctcacatgataattattctctaaatttatgatccggtagaaaaaaatcattgatcaggaaagacataaaaatatttcgtgataaataatatatatagtcaacaataattttgatatgatatacttttaaaattgatgatgcTTATCAATTactgcacataattttaatcacaattgatatacttgccatagtggttggaaatattgcaccgaagggttgtgggttcgaatcctagtcatggcaaaattgtattattttttaataaaaattgcaagataaattggagggaaaacatggaaaacaaattagggtttagaaagcttataatataaaagatatagtcaacaataattttgatatgatatacttttaaaactagaactttgacccatgcggtgcataggtctaattaggtgtaatatgtaacaataaaaaataaaatacaaaaattctaagagcattttcaataagagtagtatagggaatttcatggactaattattctatatttgtttatgtgcttattttatattttatatattttttaaataattttggaaccacATCGTTTTgattacttattaaaaaaaattgctgataactaaaggttaaaatattgatgataattaaaggttaaaaaaaattaaagacacaatcaagaacataaacttaagtagacatccataaataaataaaaattgtgattaattccgccattcaaatttattgaaaacagggttaacatattaggattcctaaattctttcataattgaattGCATGTTTTAGCAGTtgaaagattttattgtaagtaagagatgcaggttcgattcccatcgtagacaaatctgtattttttgaatataaagttgcaataaaaagaaagagaaaatgagagggggaaaattttggtttagggttagcttatgttagcaagcttataatataagagataagagattatcgatttttaattgtttaaattgtgcaacgAAAATTGATgttgcttaattgtcgtatgaaatctttcctatgaaagttgatggagcttaacactttgtcgacataatttaaatcacaattggtctgctagtgcatattgtatcaattgatcatcggttaatattaagtctgcaatgttaaaatcaaaataatgaatgtgattagtgacatgactatggttgtgtttggttgtattgcaaaaaaaattgatttagcagaattgagtttgataataactttccaaattacacgtgataataactttccaaatctcacatgataattattctctaaatttatgatccgatagaaaaaaaatcattgatcaggaaagacataaaaatatttcgtgataaataatatagtcaacaataattttgatatgatatacttttaaaattgatggtgcttatcaattattgcacataattttaatcacaattggtatacttgccatagtggttggaaatattgccttgtaCTGAAGGGTTGCGTGTTCGAAtcttagtcaagacaaaattgtattattttttaataaaaattgcaagataaaatggagggaaaacagggaaaacaaattagggtttagagtttgcttatgtatacaagcttataatataaaagattgatggtgcttatcaattattgcacataattttaattacaattggTATATTTatcatagtggttggaaatattgccttgcattcaAGGGTAGCGGGtttgaatcctagtcaagaaaaaattgtattattttttaataaaaattgcatgataaaatggagggaaaatatggaaaacaaattagggtttacgGTTTGCTTGTatatacaaacttataatataaaagatgttGTCACTTTCAAAAAGttgtttcaataatattttttattaatggaaACATAGTTAATTGAAATCACAACATTATCtttaatattgtattttttttctttcaaaaagtATGTTTCAATAACATTTtcctaacttagaccctagttaggtctaagttagcaaggtgcaccttttcaattggaccaaaatacccattctttttaattaattaaccaaaatacccatcaatggacgcggatccagtgtcgcgcgcgtaccgaaggaccatggttacagaccgttgatttccatcagacagccaagatctgatctcatcaagactgtctgatcaatccgacagcctaGATCATcttgatccatcagattccagcgcgtgcgccacactggattacaccctggagagagaaaaatttgctttttaaaagtaggacacgtgtcacacaatggttggctggacgtgatttttgttcatttaatactttgaactcaattatttcgttgtaaattaattttttattttttattttttataccaaaattcataattttttttttctacaaatagagacttgattcgtttgatttggacaccgaaaaaaaaatgcaatttttcactaccttaatctcattttttgtctactaaatacgttacttgtgtgttgtaatttaacacgcaccactcaaccaactcactgaaaccattataccaggaaaatagtagataatattctggaacttttggtatattttatgaaatttttggagacctgaaactatttttagttaattaaatgagataaaacggtaattaaaaactagtgtttgcttctgaaaccattttactggtagaatggttgcacatagttgtattctgaaaccattttactggtagaatggtttcaatgagtaatttattaattgtgtttgcttctgaaaccatttatctggtacaatggtttcagagagttgtaatctgaaaccattttgctggtagaatggtttcagtaattgattattagttatttgcttctgaaaccatttagcttgtagaatggttgcacatagttgtattctgaaaccattttactggtagaatggtttcagtgagtaatttattaattgtgtttgcttctgaaaccatttatctggtacaatggtttcagagagttgtaatctgaaaccattttgctggtagaatggtttcagtgagttgatgtaaggtagtgaaaaattgggtttttttttctgtgtccaaatcaaacgaaccaagtctctatttgtagagaaaaaaaatatgaattttggtataaaaaaaaaaaaattaatttacaacgaaataattgagttcaaagtattaaatggaaaaaaatcacgcccagccgatcagacagcgacacgtgtcctgcttttaaaaagtagattcttctctctccagggtgtaatccagtgtggtgcacgcgctggaatctgatggattcggatgatctgggctgtctgattgatcagacagtcttgatgagatcagatcttggctgtctgatggaaatcaacggtttgtaaccatggtcctgcggtacgcgcgcgacactggatccgcgtccattgattgtaattttgttaattaattaaaaagaatgggtatttttgtccaactgaaaaggtgcactttgctaacttagacccaactgggtctaagttagcagcccctatatatatatatatatatattccgtAAAAAAAGAAAGGCTTAATTattcttttggtcccttaaagatattttaagtttcataatggtcccttaaagaaaatatggtccagattggtcccttattaatattatcatTTCTCACATTGGTCCCAACCGTTAATTTATTAACACCAAATATATTAGGTGTACCAACATTGTAGGTGGTCCACCATATACctcaatacattttttaatcttaaccatcagatatttttgaagaaaaataaaccattAGATTTTGAATGTCCACCAGATATAACAGTGCACCATCGTGTTCTTCATCCTTCATcattccttcatcttcttcctccattCCTTCTTCATGTTCTTCATAACTTTATCATTAATTCAAccctaaaatttcaaaacaaacccaaaaaaaataaatctcaaaatcaacacccaatttcatattcttcaacACCCAATCTCAAAATCAACACCcaatttcatattcttcaacACCCAATCTCAAAATCAACACCcaatttcatattcttcaacaccaccaccaccaccacagaTCCCAGATTCGCCATCCCCAGAACACAAAAACGTGAAATATTAGTGTTAATTAGCAAAGATTGACGACGAGAACTTGAtatgatgaagaaaaaagaaaaaagagaaagatgcaAGATCTGGgtttgaggaagaagatgaataaaatgaaaaaatatcatatgttgGTGGTTCACTATTAGATATAATAGACCAATGAGATCTAATGGTTttagttttgtcaaaaatatcaaacggataaaactaaaatattattaaggtTTATGGTGTACCACTAAGTATATTGACTCACCATACACAACAATAATGCCACCTGTACACAATTTAACGGTTTATGGTAAAAATGGACAGAAAGGAAGAAAATATTTAACGGAGAAGCCCTTTGAGGGAccaatttagatttttttttccaaaaagaaaagaaaattatcgTCTCCCTccgttttttatttaaagaatttCAAATGTTAGGAGAAACAGCGAAACCCTATTACTCCATAGCTCTTGCTTCTGAATGTAAGCTTCATCAATCTCGATCTCACTTCAATCACGACCCATTACTCAAAACCTTCTCAATTTAATCTTCTATTTCACCACAGATCAATCGATTCTGGTACTCTCCCCCTCCTTCTCAATTTCATTTCCCCCAATTTAGGTCATTCCTTTTCAATAAATgcttaaatttataatttctatTACTTTTTCCGACTCcgatttctttcaatttcaaacaattCGAGGCACGGTGTAGTTGGTTGCTTTTCCATCGTCATTTGTTCAATTTGATCTTTCCACACCAAAAATGCCAAGGGGTAGACCCAGAAAAAACGTTAAAATAACTGAACCGGTACCTGAACCTAAGGAACCTCACTTCATGGACCACGAAATCAAAGGTATCACATTTAtgatttgtttaaatttttttttagaatttctCTTCATCAAGTTCAATTTATTGCAAAATGCGTGCCTGTCTGAACTGAATTTGAACTGTTTGTGTAGCGCTGGAGCAACAAATCAGTGTGATTAGGGCAGTTAAAGAGGTGAAAACCGAACACTTGTTGACAGATTTGCGATATCTTCGCACGTGTTTCAGCGAGGAACAGCACCAGAAACTCGTGTTAGAGATTTTTGAAGAAACTC
Coding sequences within it:
- the LOC123894310 gene encoding protein DA1-related 2-like isoform X1; the protein is MAPPPSDINHLSHPCIYGDFSSSYSERKSGFMKWFGKIFKIGSNRGRSGGHHLQQPIDENMSWRAPPRSLDNRGRSKKEEEDLNNAIALSLSEDLKIPAGYRWRTGADDDYAKALQDRTNSSLHPPYAPLPFYPRGYSMPSQVRICGGCNKEIHYGNCLGVENSYFHPDCFRCHSCHQPITEREFSLSGKHPYHKYCFKELSHPKCEVCHHYIPINGSGLIEYRCHPYWNQKYCPSHEYDNTARCCSCERLESRGERYFRLDDGRILCFECMESAITDTGECQPLYHAIRDYYEGMNMRIDQQIPMLLVGREALNEAIVGEKNGFHHLPETRGLCLSEEQTVTSVHRWSKIGGHRLIGMRSQPQKLIRKCEVTAILVLYGLPRLLTGAILAHELMHGWLRLKGYRNLDPAVEEGICQVLSYMWLEAEVMSGSRTMPSTSTASSSSSSSSSSYSSKKGVKSKVENKLGEFFMNQIANDSSPAYGGGFRSANAAVNKYGLRCTLDHIRLTGQLPL